A single region of the Halichondria panicea chromosome 10, odHalPani1.1, whole genome shotgun sequence genome encodes:
- the LOC135343186 gene encoding TNF receptor-associated factor 1-like: MAQAKQEPSETCSPRAISETQCPDNDCEYISEVPLQPSVEATHDGGSSAAVYPSLRQPTTECPNLNPHALVVQSLGISTSMQLVDSSSEHFVSQVDCPPLPDLDCSYSVQESQEGMSGTSRIVVSTDGFTFNYEQVELQERHVWISEDDITRDPQPMEDQPSPPKHTCTGELELKAVTSNGTVIWKIPDITRQRSEAIEGKTQCLYSPYFHTECGCKVCLRLYLNGDGTGKGTHISLFIDCDRPRRQSFKRKILLTLIDQKQRKRNISQVLKPAAQQMDNSQSEMNIASGFPMFAKQGALDSNSYLHNDCMYLKCSAS, translated from the exons AT GGCCCAAGCTAAACAAGAACCTTCAGAGACATGCAGTCCCAGAGCAATTAGTGAA ACCCAGTGTCCTGATAATGACTGCGAATATATCAGTGAGGTACCACTACAGCCCTCAGTTGAG GCCACTCACGACGGTGGGTCATCAGCTGCAGTATATCCCTCTCTGAGACAACCCACCACAGAGTGCCCTAACCTCAACCCTCATGCACTGGTTGTGCAGTCACTGGGAATCAGTACCTCTATGCAACTAGTGGACTCATCATCGGAGCACTTT GTATCTCAGGTTGATTGTCCTCCCCTCCCGGACTTGGATTGCTCATACTCTGTACAGGAGAGTCAAGAA GGAATGTCAGGAACCAGTAGGATCGTGGTGTCTACTGATGGCTTTACCTTCAACTATGAGCAAGTGGAGCTTCAAGAGAGGCATGTTTGG ATCTCGGAAGATGATATTACGAGAGACCCACAACCAATGGAGGACCAACCATCTCCACCCAAGCATACCTGCACAGGAGAGCTTGAGTTAAAGGCTGTCACCTCCAACGGCACAGTTATTTGGAAGATTCCCGACATCACCAGACAAAGGAGTGAGGCCATTGAGGGGAAGACACAGTGTCTATACAGTCCATACTTCCATACTGAATG TGGCTGCAAAGTTTGTTTGCGGCTGTATCTCAATGGAGATGGCACGGGGAAGGGAACTCACATCTCCTTGTTCATTGATTGTGACCGCCCACGAAGACAGTCATTTAAAAGGAAGATTTTACTTACCCTGATTG ACCAAAAACAGAGAAAGCGCAATATCTCTCAAGTGCTCAAGCCTGCTGCTCAGCAAATGGACAACTCTCAGTCTGAAATGAACATTGCATCTGGCTTTCCCATGTTTGCTAAGCAGGGCGCTCTTGACTCTAACTCGTATCTCCATAACGATTGCATGTATCTGAAGTGTAGTGCATCATAG
- the LOC135343189 gene encoding uncharacterized protein LOC135343189, protein MTMAERLPLNDSCDSYSDEEESFASVFSPPSAEQAHGPHGGELALGEVNVPPAVYNGNLVPPPAPAMPPVVRPFRVNIEHNVPAEHVAGVAGMGDIAMPEQETIEDSSRPAALIVGHHVHPLQHPPLLPRHVHNQANVAPHIPQQESQEGRDGPDELVVGQLLRGWLNHHHNIRRGAQRPRQRYCYPIRRQRRPQQADYGSSCLLRVGNVRMLKEKARQGIGVCLTYPPFYIKGYRVCVRVYLDADGIGRGTHLSIVLVLMRGEYDTQLQSPFRQQVTVRLQDLQSDHDTLFLRVTLR, encoded by the exons ATGACAAT GGCTGAGAGGCTTCCTTTGAATGATAGCTGTGACTCGTACTCAGAC GAGGAAGAATCGTTTGCAAGCGTTTTTTCTCCGCCTTCAGCAGAGCAG GCACATGGACCTCATGGTGGTGAGCTTGCTTTGGGTGAAGTTAATGTCCCTCCTGCTGTATACAACGGCAACCTGGTACCACCTCCGGCTCCGGCAATGCCACCAGTTGTGCGACCCTTCCGAGTTAACATCGAACACAAT GTTCCCGCTGAACATGTGGCGGGTGTAGCTGGTATGGGAGACATTGCCATG CCGGAGCAAGAAACCATTGAG GATTCCAGTCGACCTGCTGCCCTGATTGTAGGCCATCATGTACACCCATTGCAACATCCCCCTCTATTGCCGAGACATGTGCACAATCAG GCAAATGTTGCACCTCACATTCCTCAGCAAGAGAGTCAAGAG GGCCGCGATGGACCGGATGAGCTGGTGGTGGGCCAGCTGCTCCGAGGATGGTTAAATCATCATCACAATATTCGTAGG GGTGCACAACGACCCAGACAAAGATACTGCTATCCCATAAGAAGACAACGTCGGCCCCAGCAAGCTGATTATGGTAGCTCATGTCTTCTCCGAGTGGGAAATGTCAGGATGTTAAAGGAGAAAGCTCGCCAAGGGATTGGAGTGTGTCTAACCTATCCACCATTCTATATCAAAGG TTATCgggtgtgtgtgcgagtgtaCCTGGATGCAGATGGTATTGGGAGAGGTACTCATCTCTCTATTGTCTTAGTACTGATGCGTGGGGAGTATGACACCCAACTGCAATCGCCATTCAGACAACAAGTCACTGTAAGACTTCAAG acCTGCAGTCTGACCATGATACACTCTTCTTGAGGGTCACACTGCGATGA